The window CGCGCGAGCGACGAGTGGGTCGGCCAACTCGACGAGGACTACCTCGACACCTTGGAGAAGGGTGACGTCTTCGTCCTCGGCGGCGATCACTTCGAGTACCGCTACCGGCGGGGCTCGAAGGTCTACGTCGACCGCACGAGCGCCCGCCCGACGGTTCCCTCGTGGTACTCCGAGCGGCTCCCGCTGTCGTACGACCTGGGCCGGGAAATCCTCGCGTTCCAGGGCCAGCTCCTCGCACACTACGACGAGGGCGGGCCGGCCCGCGTCCGCGCCTGGTTGCGGGAGTTCCCGCTCGACGACGACAGCGTGCGGGCGATCGCGCGGCTGTTCGACCACCAGTTGCGGTACGCCGGCGAGGAGAGCGTCAGCACCGACCGTCGACTCGCGGTCGAGGTCGAGCGTGACCGCGAGGAGTACGAGCGCCACTACTACGTCCACTCGACGTACGGCCGGAAGTTCAACGACGGGCTCTCGCGACTGCTGGCCTACCGCTGCGCCCAGGAAGCGACGGCCAACGTCCGCGTCGCCGTCGCGGACAACGGCTTCGTGCTCTCGATGCCGCTCAACCGCAAGGTCGATCTCGAGGCGATCCTCGCGGACCTCGAGGCCGACCAGGTCCGGGCGGATCTGCGGGCAGCCCTCGACGGCACGGACCTGCTCCAGCGGTACTTCCGGATCAACGCGACCCGCTCGCTGATGATCCTCAAACGCTACAAGGGCTACGAGAAGTCCGCGAGCGAACAGCAGGTCTCGAGCGAGATGCTGCTGGGCTTCGCGGAGGACTTGTCGGAGTTCGCCGTCATCGAGGAGACGTACCGCGAGATTCTCGAGGACAAACTCAACGTCACGGAGATCGAGGACGTCGTCGACGCGATCGACACCGGCGATATCGACGTGGAACGGCACCTCGTCGACTCCCCGACGCCGCGGGCGTTCGGCCTCGCGACGCTGTCGGCCAGCGACGTCGTCCTCGCGGAGGACGAGAGCGCCGCCCTGCAGGCGTTTCACGACCGCGTGCTCGAGGAGATCGGCGACGACTCGCTTCCGGGGGTCGCGTCGGAGGACTGACCGGGCTGGGAGTCGTCCCCGAGGGACTGCCGGCGAGACGTAACGCTTGCATGCCCTCGGGACAGTCTCGAAAGTATGACCGACGACCCGATCCTGAGCCCCGATCCCCCGGAGTGGGACTTCAAGGATCGCGACATCGCGATCCTCTGTGAGCTCTCGAACGATCCGCAACTCTCCTCGCGGGAGTTGACCGACGTCCTCGAGGCGGAGTACGGTATCGACGTCTCCCACGTCACGGTCAGCGAGTCGATCCGGCGGATGCGCGACGAGGGGGTCTTCCGCGAGGCGATCATCCCCAACGAGGAGTACTACATCTTCGCGCTGTTCGAGTTCAAGTTCAACACGGAGAACTTCGCGGACGGGTGGCGCGACGCGATGGAGTACATCGAGTCGGACAAGCACACCCTCTTTTTCTTCCTCTCGGACGGCGAGTACCAGTGGAAGACGGTGATGATGTTCCGAACCCGCCAGCAGGTCTCGAAGTGGATCCACGAGTTCTACAAGGAACACGGGGCCGTGATCTCGAACCTGCGAAACTCAGCGGTTCACAACGTGCTCAAGTTCCGGACGGATCCGGAGATTTACGAGGACCTGCGGCCCGACGGCGACGGCGAGTGACCGGCTCGCGCCGCTACGACGCGAACTGCCGACGCAGGGACGGAACGCTCACAGCGGCTCGTCGCCCTCGATGATCCGCTTCGCCCGCGCGGCCAGCGCTGGAACGCGGTCCTCCATCTTCGGGTACATCGGATCGTCGCTGTTGCCCTCGAGGTAGCGCCGGAAGAACATCTCGCCCAGCGCCGCGAGCTTGTAGACCGCAAGCGCGCGGTAGAACCGCTCGTGCTCGAAGGTAAAGCCGGTGCGGGACTCCCAGCGGTCGACCAACTCCTGGCGGGTTGGATACCCGTCTCGCTCCATGAACGTCGTCGTCAGTTCGGGCACCACGGGATCGGGGTCCTTCGGGTCCCGCCAGTACGAGAGCATCCACCCCAGATCCGCACGCGGGTCGCCGAGCGTCGCCATCTCCCAGTCGAAGACGCCGATCAGTTCCGGGCGGCCGTCGTCGGTCCCGAACATCACGTTGTCGAGTTTGTAATCCCCGTGGACGAGCGTATGCGGGTGGTCCTCGGGGACGTTGTCCTGGAGCCACGCCCCGACCTCGTAGAGGTCCGGCACCTCGCGTTCCTCGGCGGTCGTATCGAACGCCCACATGAGTTGTTGCCCCCAGCGCTCGACCTGCCGTTCGGTGTAGCCCGGCGGATGGCCAAAGTCCGCGAGGCCGACGGCCTCGTAGTCGACGTCGTGGATCGCGGCCAGCGTGTCGACCAGTTCCTCGCCGATCCGTCGTCGGGAATCGGCGTCGGCGAACGCGTCGGGTTCGGCCTCGCGCAGGACCTCGCCCTCGAGTCGCTCCATCACGTAGAAGTCGCTGCCGATGACGTCGTGGTCCTCGCAGGCGAGCAGGGGTTCGGGGACGGGAACGTCGGTGTCGACCAGCGCCTCCGTCACGCGGTACTCCCGGAGCACGTCGTGGGCAGTCTCGGCCGTCTCGCCCGGCGGGGGCCGGCGAACGACGAGTTCGCGGTCGCCCCACGTGACGAACAGGGTCTCGTTGGAGTGGCCGGCCTGGTGGCGCTCGACGGCGTACTCCCCGTCGTCGACGTCGCCGAGGTGGTCGGTCAGGTACGCGGCCAGGGCCTCCTCGTCGACCAGCCGCTCGTAGTAGTCCTCGCTCATCGTGATCGATACGCAATCCCACTCGCTCCTTAACGAAAATAGTTACGACGAGACAGTAAGTTTACAATGTATTCCAGTCCGGTACACTCACTCGCCGCCGATCCCGAGGATTTCGAGCATCTCGAGCGGCGAGTCGATCCGGTAGGCGACCGCAGGGCCGTCCTCCGCGCCGAAGGCGACGCCGTCCATGCCCGCGGCGTCGGCTCCAGCGACGTCGTGGTCGTAGCGGTCGCCGATCATGAGCGCTCTATCGGGCGCGACGCCGGCCTTCTCGAGCGCGGTCTCGAAGATCGCGGGGTCGGGTTTCGTCCGGCCCACCTCCTCGGAGGTCGTGATCGAGTCGAACCGGTCGCGGATCCCGAAGGCCTCGAGGATCCGTTTCCCCTCGTGATCGTCGACGTCGCTGACGACGCCGACGTGGTAGTCGGTCGTGGCGAGTCGGTCGACCGCCTCCACCGCGCCCGGGACGGGTTCGATCGCCCCGCGAACGCGCTCGTCGAAGGCGGGTTTCCACGCCGATTCCGACACCGGCTCGCCGACGACGGCGCTGACGCCCTTGGCGTACCCCTCCCGGGCGGATCTGAATGCCGTTCCCTCCCGCTCGCGGAAGTGCTGCCCGACCGTTGCCCGCCAGGTTTCGACCGCTTCCTCCCGGTCGATCTCGAGGTCGTAGCGCTCGCAGAGCCAGTCGACGAACGCGGCGTGGGCCCGCCCGACCGACTCGAGGTCGAGGATCACGCCGCCGATGTCCCAGAAGACGGCGTCGTACGTTTCGGTGTTCGTCGCGTCGCTCATCGGTTGCCCCCGCGGAAGCGCGCACGGCGGCACGCTCGAGGACGGTTTCGGGCTCGATCGGCGGTCGGTAGGGATCTCGACCCCATCGCTCTCTCACGGTCCGTCGCGGACGGACTCGTCCGTTGGGTGCTGGGCCACTCACTTAACTGTGCGGCACTCGTGCGTATTTTTATTAACGTTGTGTACGTATCGGGTTCTATAGCTAACGATGGTAGCAAGACATCGGTTCGATACGGGTGACCGCGCATGAGTACGTCCCAGTTCAGCGTCGACGGAGAGGTCGCCGTCGTCACCGGGGCCTCGAGCGGGATCGGGGAGGCGATCGCGAAGTCGTTCGCGGACGACGGGGTCGACGTCGTCATCTGCTCGCGCGAACAGGAGAACGTCGATCCGGTCGCCGAGGAGATCGCGGAGAGCGACCGGCCGGGCGAGGCGCTGGCCGTCGAGTGCGACGTAACCGACCGGGAGGCGGTCGACGCCCTGGTTGAGGCGACCGTCGAGGAGTTCGACGGCCTCGACGTACTGATCAACAACGCCGGGGCCTCGTTCATGGCCAACTTCGACGACATCTCCGAGAACGGCTGGAAGACGATCGTCGACATCAACCTCCACGGCACGTACAACTGCATTCAGGCGGCCGCCGACCATCTCAAGGACGGCGGCGGCTCCGTGGTCAACTTCGCGAGCGTGGCGGGCCAGCAGGGAGCGCCGTACATGAGCCACTACGGAGCCGCGAAGGCGGCCGTCGTCAACCTCACGACGACGCTGGCCTACGAGTGGGCGAGCGAGGACGTCCGCGTCAACTGTATCGCACCCGGGTTCGTCGCGACGGCGGGCGTCGAAAGCCAGATGGGCATCTCGGCCGACGACGTCGACCGCTCGGCTGTCGAACGCCGGATGGGGACCGTCGAGGAGATCGCCGACCTGACCCAGTTCCTCGCCAGTCCAGCGTCGTCGTACATCGTCGGCGAGACGATCACGGCGCGGGGCGTCCCGGACGTCATGGAGTCGCCGGACGTCTAGCACGCGCTCGAGGGAGCGAACCCCGTTCGGCCGCTCACAGCCGCGGCCACGCGGCGAGAAAGGCCAGGATCGCCAGGTTCGCGAGGATCCCGGCGAAGGCGACCGTCCAGTCGAGCGTCGTGAGGACCAGCGACAGAACCGTCACCGCGAACAGCAGCGGTCGCCAGTGGGTCCAGCGGGTGACCATGGCGGCGGCCGACAGGACGAATCCGACGGCCGCGACGGCGTTCAGGGCGCCGACGACCCTGATCCCGCTATCGCCGACGTCGAGGACGCCGCCGAGCAGCGTCGTCTTGTACGGCAGTTCCGCCAACTCGAAGAGTTCCAGGTAGACGCCGGTACCGAGCAGGTGGATGAGCCCGTGGATCGTGATCGCGACCGCCGCGATTCGGGTGAGCGTCCGTTTCATGACCGGTCACCGTCCGCTGGTTTCCCGGGGCTCGTCCTCCACTCGGTTCCGTCCAGGCGTACGATTCCGCACGGATGCACGTTCCGTCGTACGACGGCGGGGAACAAATACACCGACCTCGAGCGGGTGCTCGCGAGACGGCGTTCGCGACGATCGCGACGTCGACAGCTACAAACGCCACATCGTCCCAGTTGGTGATATGCCGGGGAAGGTACCACCCGACGAGTTGTTCGCACACGTCTTCGAGCGGACGGGAGAGGCCGACGTCGACGAGACCGTCCTCCAGGGACCCGCTGACGGGGAGGATGCCGCTGCCATCGACTGGCCCGGCGGCGACCTCGTCGTGAGTTCCGACCCGATCTCGCTCGCGGCCTCGCAGGTCGGCAACCTCGGCGTCCACGTCGCCTGCAACGACGTCGCCGCGTCGGGTGCCGACCCCCGGTGGCTCACCGTCGTCGTCCTCCTGCCCGACGAGACCGCCGACCTCGAGGCGATCACCCGCGACATAGACGCCGCCGCGAGCGAGGTCGGCGCGTCGGTCGTCGGCGGCCACTCGGAGTACGTCGACCAGCTCGAGCGGCCGCTCGTCTCGCTGACCGCGATGGGGGCGACCGAGTCGTTCGTTCCCACCGGCGGAGCCGAGCCGGGCGATGCCGTCCTGCTCACGAAAGCGGCGGGGATCGAGGGCACCGCGATCCTGGCGGCCGACTTCGCGGCGGACCTCGAGGTTGATTCCGAAACCGTCGATCGGGCGGGCGCCTTCCTCGAGGAGATCAGCGTCGTCCCGGACGGTCGGGCCGTCCGCGAGTTCGCGACGGCGATGCACGATCCGACCGAGGGCGGCGTCGCCGCCGGCTTGCTCGAGATCGCACGTGCCTCCGGAGTTCGGCTCGAGATCGACCGCGAGGCGGTGCCCGTCCGCGAGGAGACCGAACGGCTCTGTGCGGCCGCGGGGGTCGATCCGCTCCGGATCTTCGGCTCCGGCGCGTTGCTCGCGACGGTGCCCGGCGAACGCCGAAATGAGGCCCTCGAGGCGCTTTCGTCGGCAGGTATCGAGGCTGCGACCGTCGGAACGGTTGCCGAGGGCGAGCCCGAACTGGTCCTCGACGACGTGGTGATCGGAGAGCCCGTAGCGGACGATCTCTATCCGCTCTGGGCGGCCGCCGACGCGACGGAGTAGCCGGAGTGGATCGCGACGGTCGCATTCTCGTCCCCGTACTCCTCACCTCAACTCACCGCCCCCGTTACGTCCCTCGATTATATCATAGACTATATTTATTGGCAATCGGCATTATCACTCAGGGCCATTTATGAACGATGTTCATCCGCAGTCGATCTGGGACGACGTCTCGAATCGGATCGGCGAGGATCTACGGGCTGTCGTCTGCTACGAGGCAACCGACTTCGAACGCGTACTGCGCGAGGACGTCCGAACCGAGTACTCCGGGTCCGACCTCCAGGCCGTCGTCGATCGGACGATCGTTACCCAACTGTCACTCGATCGCGACACGGGCGCCTTTCGGGCGGGCGAGTTCAGCGGGTTCGTCCGGGCCTTCGACGACGCCTGGTTCCTCTCGGTCCCGGACCCGGCCGATCCCAAGGCGGGAATCCTGGTATCCGTCGATCGGGGCAGCGACGAACTGATCGACGGCGACCTCGAGTGGTGTCTCGACTACCTCGAGAAGCGAGTGCCGACCTCGAGTCCCTGAAGGGAACTCGTCCGTTCGACGGTCGGCGATGGGCGTCGGCCGGGTCCGACTCTTCAGTTTTCGTACTCACTCCGGGTCCGTCTCCGTTTCGTCGTTCCGGTCCTCGAGGAACAGGCGGATCCCCATCACCGGAATGAACAGGAAGAACACCAGCATGACCGCGCCCGAGAAGATCGAGAACAGAAACTCCGGCGTGGCCTCGAGCGGGCGCAGCCAGGCCGCGATCAGCAGGCCACCGAACAGCGATACGACGCCGAGCACGAGGAGGTCCTTTGGGTAGACCGGCAGGTCGTCTCCCTCTGCCTGGGACATATCGGCTCTTGCGAGAGGGGATACATAACGTTGCTCACGTAGAACGAGTGGAACGGGAGTAGTGGCGACCGAACTGGCGTTCAGTCCGTGGGGACGGTTCGTTCGTCGGCGTACTGCCCACGGCCGTCGTACGTCGCCACGCTCACGAGGACGAGCGTCGCGATCGCGACCGGCCAGACGAGGATCGGGAAGTAGTCGGAGAAGAGATAGAGGTTCCCGACCGAGCCCAGCAGGCCGACGATGATCGTCGCGAACACCCCTTCGGCGGTCGTCTTCTCCCAGATGACGACCGCGGCGAGGGGCATCCCCAGCGAGGCGCCGAGTCCGACGAACGCGAACTCGATGATGTCGAAGATCGTCCCCGGCCGGACGTAGGCCAGCGCGATCCCGATCAAGGCGGCGGCGAGGACGACGCCGCGGCCGAAGAGGATCAGTTCGCGCTCGGTCGCGTCGGGGTTGAGGTGTTCCTCGTAGAATCGGGTGACGTCGGCCGAGGTGACGATCATCATCGAGTCAGACGTAGAGAGGATCGCGCCGATGATCCCCGCCAGCAATAGCCCGGCGAGCCACGCCGGGAAGATGTCGATGATCGCGTACATTGCGACGTTCTCGTGGTGGATGTCGGCGCCGTCGTAGAGCACGCGGCCCGCGGCACCCATGATCAGCGGGACCGTGAGCCGAAGCGACTGGAAGGCGACCGCGATGACCGACGCTTTGCTGATGATCTTCTCCGAGCGGATCGCCTGGAACCGCATCAATCCGTGGGGCTGGCCGATCGCGCCCGCGGCGAAGGTCACCCAGGAGAGGACCGCGATCAGCAACGCGGTCCCTGCGTCGCCGCCGGTCATCGTCAGGAGCGACGGATCGACCGCCGACGCCTCGGAGACGAACGCGGACCAGCCGCCGATCTCGAGGACCATCCCGATCGGGACCAGGATGGCGGCGACGATCACGAGCGAGCCCATGAGCAGGTGGGCCGTGACGGAGGCGTTGAAGCCGCCGAGCGTAGTGTAGAACGCGACCGCGAGTCCGCCGATCAGGATGGCCGTAGTGTAGGGGATACCGAGG of the Halobiforma lacisalsi AJ5 genome contains:
- a CDS encoding winged helix-turn-helix domain-containing protein, with product MTDDPILSPDPPEWDFKDRDIAILCELSNDPQLSSRELTDVLEAEYGIDVSHVTVSESIRRMRDEGVFREAIIPNEEYYIFALFEFKFNTENFADGWRDAMEYIESDKHTLFFFLSDGEYQWKTVMMFRTRQQVSKWIHEFYKEHGAVISNLRNSAVHNVLKFRTDPEIYEDLRPDGDGE
- a CDS encoding phosphotransferase family protein translates to MSEDYYERLVDEEALAAYLTDHLGDVDDGEYAVERHQAGHSNETLFVTWGDRELVVRRPPPGETAETAHDVLREYRVTEALVDTDVPVPEPLLACEDHDVIGSDFYVMERLEGEVLREAEPDAFADADSRRRIGEELVDTLAAIHDVDYEAVGLADFGHPPGYTERQVERWGQQLMWAFDTTAEEREVPDLYEVGAWLQDNVPEDHPHTLVHGDYKLDNVMFGTDDGRPELIGVFDWEMATLGDPRADLGWMLSYWRDPKDPDPVVPELTTTFMERDGYPTRQELVDRWESRTGFTFEHERFYRALAVYKLAALGEMFFRRYLEGNSDDPMYPKMEDRVPALAARAKRIIEGDEPL
- a CDS encoding HAD family hydrolase; translation: MSDATNTETYDAVFWDIGGVILDLESVGRAHAAFVDWLCERYDLEIDREEAVETWRATVGQHFREREGTAFRSAREGYAKGVSAVVGEPVSESAWKPAFDERVRGAIEPVPGAVEAVDRLATTDYHVGVVSDVDDHEGKRILEAFGIRDRFDSITTSEEVGRTKPDPAIFETALEKAGVAPDRALMIGDRYDHDVAGADAAGMDGVAFGAEDGPAVAYRIDSPLEMLEILGIGGE
- a CDS encoding SDR family NAD(P)-dependent oxidoreductase; this translates as MSTSQFSVDGEVAVVTGASSGIGEAIAKSFADDGVDVVICSREQENVDPVAEEIAESDRPGEALAVECDVTDREAVDALVEATVEEFDGLDVLINNAGASFMANFDDISENGWKTIVDINLHGTYNCIQAAADHLKDGGGSVVNFASVAGQQGAPYMSHYGAAKAAVVNLTTTLAYEWASEDVRVNCIAPGFVATAGVESQMGISADDVDRSAVERRMGTVEEIADLTQFLASPASSYIVGETITARGVPDVMESPDV
- a CDS encoding AIR synthase family protein, whose amino-acid sequence is MPGKVPPDELFAHVFERTGEADVDETVLQGPADGEDAAAIDWPGGDLVVSSDPISLAASQVGNLGVHVACNDVAASGADPRWLTVVVLLPDETADLEAITRDIDAAASEVGASVVGGHSEYVDQLERPLVSLTAMGATESFVPTGGAEPGDAVLLTKAAGIEGTAILAADFAADLEVDSETVDRAGAFLEEISVVPDGRAVREFATAMHDPTEGGVAAGLLEIARASGVRLEIDREAVPVREETERLCAAAGVDPLRIFGSGALLATVPGERRNEALEALSSAGIEAATVGTVAEGEPELVLDDVVIGEPVADDLYPLWAAADATE
- a CDS encoding sodium/proline symporter, yielding MSETQLQATFGLFVLVLLSIGLYFFFTTETKRLSDYMLADRDVGTVPIAISEVTAVASGWTFFAWVGIGFTVGMSGLWFSITMVLIVLFLYRFVAPRFRRTSEALGSQTVVDHLASTFDDHRLGPVIRLVGTVTIVVFLMSYIGAQIIAIGEAMDVGLGIPYTTAILIGGLAVAFYTTLGGFNASVTAHLLMGSLVIVAAILVPIGMVLEIGGWSAFVSEASAVDPSLLTMTGGDAGTALLIAVLSWVTFAAGAIGQPHGLMRFQAIRSEKIISKASVIAVAFQSLRLTVPLIMGAAGRVLYDGADIHHENVAMYAIIDIFPAWLAGLLLAGIIGAILSTSDSMMIVTSADVTRFYEEHLNPDATERELILFGRGVVLAAALIGIALAYVRPGTIFDIIEFAFVGLGASLGMPLAAVVIWEKTTAEGVFATIIVGLLGSVGNLYLFSDYFPILVWPVAIATLVLVSVATYDGRGQYADERTVPTD